From Pseudomonas sp. stari2:
GTTCGCGGCGGCGTTCGTGTTCATGCAGGTCGGGCGCACGCTGTTCGCAATCTGGGCGGTACGCGGCGAGTCGCTGAACATGACGCGCAACTTCCAGCGCATCCTCGCGTGGCTGGTGTTGTCCGGGGTGTTCTGGATCGGCGGGGCGTTAGTCGAAGGCGAGCAGCGGCTACTTTGCTGGGCGCTGGCGCTGCTGATCGAACTGATTTCGCCGTCGCTGTATTTCTGGGTGCCGGGGCTGGGACGCTCGTCATTGAGCGACTGGAATGTCGAAGGCAATCACATGGCCGAGCGTTGCGCGCTGTTCGTGATCATCGCTCTGGGTGAGTCGTTGCTGGTGACCGGTGCGACCTTTGCCGAACTGGTTCCGGGCCGCGATGGACTGCTGGCGTTTCTGGTGGCGGTGCTGGGCAGCATCGCCATGTGGTGGGTGTACTTTGACAGCGGTGCGGAGCGCGCGCACCACCGTATCGCTCATTCCGCCGACCCCGGGCGCCAGGCGCGAATCGCCTACACCTACCTGCATGTGCTGATTGTCGCCGGGGTCATTGTCAGCGCGGTGGCCGACGAACTGGTGCTGGTGCACCCGGATCATGCCAGCGATGCCGGCATCTTCGTGATCGTTGCCGGGCCGTGGTTGTTCCTGCTCGGCAATGCACTGTTCAAGTGGGTCATGGCTGACCGACCGTTTCCACCGTTATCCCATGTATTCGGATTGGTAGTGCTCGTGCTGCTGTTGCCGCTGGCACTGAATCACTGGTTTTCAGCCTTGGCGCTGGGCGCGTTGACCACGGCAGTCGTGGTGCTGGTAGCGATCTGGGAAACCCTGGCACTGCGTCGGGGACTTCCCGTCCCAGTGTCGGAAAAAGCCGCAGGAGAGTAGGGTGCAGCTGTGTTATATGTACGGCCTTTCTGCCGACTGACTGGAGTCTCCCGATGCCACACCTGCACATGGAATACACCGCCAACCTGCCGCAACTGAACGCCGATGTGGCGTTGATCCGGCTCAACAACACCCTGGTGGGTTCCGGTCAGTTCGCGGCGGAGTTCGATATCAAGAGTCGTGCGCTCAAGGTGGAGACCTTCAAGGTCGGCACCTCCATGAGCGAGCGGGCCTTTGTGGCGGTGAGGCTGGCGCTGCTCAGCGGTCGTTCCCCGGAGATCAAGAAGCAACTCTCGCAAAACCTGTTGGCGGTGCTGCAGGACCTTTGCGAATGGCCGGCCGGTGTCGAGGTGCAGTTGAGCGTGGAACTGCTCGATATCGACCGCGAGTCCTACAGCAAAGTCGCCATCGGCGTGTAAGACTCAGGCCGCCTCCAGCTCCGCGCAGGTCTTGATGACCTGCTCGCGCAGCCAGAGGTTGGCGCTGTCCTGATCGACGTTGTGGCTCCACTGCATGTCGAGGGTGAAACCTGGCAGGCCGTTGGGGGCCTCGCAGTGATTGAACACCGCGTCGTTGGTCAGCAAACGCTGGATACGCCGGGGCAGGGTGAGGATGAAATCGGTGCCGGTGATCATCTTCAACGCTGCGCTGTAGCTGTTGGAACGGGCGACGATCTGACGCTTCTGTGCCTGCCGTGCCAGCCAGCCATCGACCATATTGGTGGTGGACGTCCAAGGCGTGGGGAACACATGCCGGCGTTCGGTGAAGGCTTGCAGGCTCAGGCGCGGCTCCAGCGGCGTTGCGCGTTTATCGAAGACGCAGACCAGGTCATCTTCCAGCAGCATCTGCGATTTCAGGTCGGTATGGCTGCGGTGGAAGTGCGGACCGAAACAGATCACCAGATCGAGGCTGCCATCGCGCAGTTCCTGCGCTGGCACGTCGGTTTCGAACTTGTGCATGTTGACCATCACCGGAAGGTCGTCGAAGTCGAAACGCTTGAGCATGCGCGGCAGGATCAGTTGCTCGAAATATTCCGGGGCGCAGATGTTGAAGGTCACCGGTTGCGCCATCGGGTCGAAGGTCGGGGCGCCGGCGTGGCACAGGTTGATGCTTTCGAGGATTTTCTGCACATGGCCATACATGCTGCTGGCCTTGTAGGTCGGGCGCATGCCCGTGCGGGTGTTGACGAACAATTCGTCTTCAAAACTGGTACGCAGTTTCTTCAGGCAG
This genomic window contains:
- a CDS encoding LysR family transcriptional regulator, with protein sequence MLNSNLLRKLDMQDLMVFVAVYEQSSVTDVSEALFVSQSTVSYCLKKLRTSFEDELFVNTRTGMRPTYKASSMYGHVQKILESINLCHAGAPTFDPMAQPVTFNICAPEYFEQLILPRMLKRFDFDDLPVMVNMHKFETDVPAQELRDGSLDLVICFGPHFHRSHTDLKSQMLLEDDLVCVFDKRATPLEPRLSLQAFTERRHVFPTPWTSTTNMVDGWLARQAQKRQIVARSNSYSAALKMITGTDFILTLPRRIQRLLTNDAVFNHCEAPNGLPGFTLDMQWSHNVDQDSANLWLREQVIKTCAELEAA
- a CDS encoding low temperature requirement protein A, coding for MSISRGLLRGRGGLDSGKVGMVELFFDLVFVFAVTQLSHTLLAHLSVLGAVQVTLIMVAVWWVWIFTSWITNWLDPEKLPVRLGLFGLMIAGLLLSSSIPKAFTERGLMFAAAFVFMQVGRTLFAIWAVRGESLNMTRNFQRILAWLVLSGVFWIGGALVEGEQRLLCWALALLIELISPSLYFWVPGLGRSSLSDWNVEGNHMAERCALFVIIALGESLLVTGATFAELVPGRDGLLAFLVAVLGSIAMWWVYFDSGAERAHHRIAHSADPGRQARIAYTYLHVLIVAGVIVSAVADELVLVHPDHASDAGIFVIVAGPWLFLLGNALFKWVMADRPFPPLSHVFGLVVLVLLLPLALNHWFSALALGALTTAVVVLVAIWETLALRRGLPVPVSEKAAGE
- a CDS encoding 5-carboxymethyl-2-hydroxymuconate Delta-isomerase, with protein sequence MPHLHMEYTANLPQLNADVALIRLNNTLVGSGQFAAEFDIKSRALKVETFKVGTSMSERAFVAVRLALLSGRSPEIKKQLSQNLLAVLQDLCEWPAGVEVQLSVELLDIDRESYSKVAIGV